The Apium graveolens cultivar Ventura chromosome 11, ASM990537v1, whole genome shotgun sequence genome has a window encoding:
- the LOC141696146 gene encoding F-box protein At2g27310-like, whose product MPSYNSDHQRNSSILDIPSDIFRTNILTRLDGSSLVSTGSASSELNKFCKDENLWKNICNSTWPSTDDRRLLDIIDTFPAGYRSFFADCHPSLDHSPNPKVHLDQEVDDYCSLKISELISAVDIHYDNKLIYSKVHATETSTDWFLSSPFRVDLLDPKETIPTPVSVFEGNVDLFRSQLDKNLTLSWILVDPLNRRAANLSSLTPVSVERHWLNQDVRAHYMTSLPGFFVGKSLEFVQCSIVVVCGGTGGDLQVKEVSLQVQDMDGKSLNGRESLVLLHEAMEGQRKKKGKREEERERYEEFMEMRRERGERRQRKERRMDMVCMLAGITVFMAFFGLLWLR is encoded by the coding sequence ATGCCATCTTACAATTCTGATCATCAGAGAAATAGTTCTATTCTCGATATTCCTTCGGATATTTTTCGCACTAATATTTTGACCCGGCTTGATGGTTCTAGTCTGGTTTCAACAGGATCTGCATCTTCTGAGTTAAACAAGTTCTGTAAGGATGAGAATCTATGGAAAAATATCTGTAATTCCACTtggccttcaacggatgatcgTCGTCTTCTCGATATTATTGATACTTTTCCGGCAGGCTACCGTTCATTTTTCGCCGACTGTCACCCATCTTTGGACCACAGCCCTAACCCTAAGGTCCACCTTGATCAAGAAGTTGACGATTACTGTTCACTGAAAATATCAGAACTAATATCAGCCGTTGATATTCACTACGACAACAAATTGATATATTCCAAGGTACATGCCACAGAAACATCTACTGATTGGTTTCTATCTTCTCCTTTCCGGGTCGATCTTCTCGACCCAAAAGAAACCATTCCAACACCAGTATCGGTGTTCGAAGGTAACGTGGATTTATTCCGCTCTCAACTCGACAAGAATCTGACTCTGAGTTGGATTCTGGTCGATCCCTTAAATCGGAGAGCTGCAAACCTATCAAGTCTGACACCAGTGTCCGTCGAACGTCACTGGCTTAACCAAGACGTCCGGGCACATTACATGACCTCCTTACCAGGGTTTTTTGTTGGAAAATCATTGGAGTTTGTGCAGTGTAGCATAGTAGTTGTATGTGGTGGGACAGGAGGTGACTTGCAGGTCAAGGAAGTGAGTTTGCAAGTGCAAGACATGGATGGAAAGAGTTTAAATGGAAGGGAGAGTTTAGTACTTTTGCATGAAGCAATGGAAGGTCAAAGGAAAAAGAAGGGGAAGAGAGAGGAGGAGAGAGAGAGGTACGAGGAGTTTATGGAGATGAGGAGAGAAAGAGGAGAGAGAAGGCAAAGGAAAGAGAGGAGGATGGACATGGTGTGTATGTTAGCTGGGATTACAGTTTTCATGGCTTTTTTTGGGTTACTTTGGTTAAGATGA